From Mugil cephalus isolate CIBA_MC_2020 chromosome 4, CIBA_Mcephalus_1.1, whole genome shotgun sequence:
gtcctactgatcccaaataccttggaggaattaaaaatgcataacaaataaaatctcgggtctcaggaggttaaatctgACAGCAATTTAACATGTCAGTCTCTTTACGTTCACATTTCTATATAACGTTAATAAGTCAAAATACTTACatttttcagattcagattaacAAAAAGGTTAAAAACCATCAAACTGACAAATACGTTTAGGTCAAGAAGAAGACgctcttcctttatttttattgcatttggaCGAATAAATTAAAATCCAGCATAACACTACGCATGTAGAAcgtcagtcaaaaaaaaacttaacctcattttattcagtgtctGATCTCTTGTAAAGATAAATAGATTAGATAATGTCAGGGTGCTCATGACAACGGTCATCAATTAAAGCTTCATTGGAAATATTGTAAAAtctgtggaaacaaaacaaaaacccccACTGCTGGTCACTGTGCTGATACGTTTGTGTCCCAGTGCTATCTCCATGATGTCTAAATAAACAGATGGTTGGCCCTAACCGTGCTAAATATTGCATGGCTACATACATGCAGTGGCAGAACAGAAAGCTTAGCAACAGTAAGtaaagggggcggggcttagcaaATGGTCAAGCTGCCTGCGTTATCCTATTCTCAGAGGATGAACCCAAGCTAAGGCGGCAGAGTCTGAACTCGATGGTTTCCAGCTGGGAGAGGTTTGCCTTTGTCAGTAAACATCAGTGTTGCTTAACGTGAACACAGCTCCCACTACAGCGTCGAAAGATGTCTCATATATGCAGAGAATCAGAAAAACTGTCACCTGTGACAGAATTACTCCTCTGCAGCAACATGTATGTGGGCTTCATTTCTTCTGATTCACACTCGGTGACCCTGCATTGTCCGTTTGGTTGTCATGGTAACGTGCTTGCCTGCCAAATACTGTacgttcactgtgtgtgtgtgtgtgtgtgtgtgtgtgtgtgtgtgtgtgtgtgtgtgtgtgtgtgtgtgttactttgTCAATTCCCTGGCTTATCTGTTTCAGATGCGAGGAGCTGGATGTGTGCAGCGGAGACCTGCACCAGTGCTGATTGCTAGTGTTAGTGGTGATACTACGTTGGTGCAGATGTTCGTGGTGATcacaccgctgctgctgctgctgctgttgatgatCATGATGACGGGTGCATCTGGATGCCTGTCGCTGCCATTTCTGTACTGAAGTACGGAggcggagagagggagagagagagagagagagcgagagagagtgagcatgtgtcaaacacacactgtagaGCCTCGGCTGCGACACATAGACCTGTCTATGGTCTAAAAATGGAAAGCACACTTGCTGTTGCTGAGAAGCCACAAGAAGCTGCTGTATGAAGGGAATATATGTGCATGCAGGGGTTCATGTTAACATCCAGCACACTTCAAATCCAATAATGTGGCAGCTCAACTTCAAACTACATTCAAACACTCTGGGTGTTACAagggtgttttatttaatttattgattttattaatACATCTCCAACATCTCCACCACgcatttacagtttgttttcttgttaaaaTGTCTCACAGCAGTTGTACTCTGACCCTCCAGCTTACAAAATCCAAAAGAGGACGATGAAGTCTTGATGTACTCATCTCATTTTATCACCGCAAGCTCCATTTATGGACATCCCCTCGGTCCCCTCAGGGCGTCCAGTGGTGCATCCTGCACGCCTGCCTCCACTAGAATATTTCATAACTCTTTACTCATAACTTTATTATTCTGGGTCATGTCATCAGTGTAATTCCTCAATTACATTGACATGGTTTTAATGAGGCTCAGAATATAATATGGAACATGATCTCGATTCTTGGTGTTCCTGTTTGAATCTAACATTATCCAGGTTAGTGTTCCTCTGTGTAGGAGTGTGTTTGATGCCTCCGCATCACAACCTGTCATTTACGTACTGAGATATTAATAGCGTTCTTAGAGCTGCCCGGACCGTGTTTTACGATCCAGTATTTATCCAAATATGTCTTGATTTTATTAGTTACACTTGACATTCTAGGGAAAGTTAATTCAAGTTCAGCAATAAAAGACACTACTGTACTACTTGTCatatttacacttatttttttgaatgaactTAACAACTAAGATGTCATTTCTTAAGTGCTGAGTTTCGACTGACCGGGTTTTGTCTGCTGAACAGGCTCTATCCAAAGATCGTCATGTTACTTTCAACCATTGTAGCTACAGACATTTTCAATTATGTTATGTGTAACactcgccagttcattaggtacatcaGTAAAAATTAATGCTTTCTAATGTTAgtgtcctgcactaaatctttgacattttgtttaaaataactgagtgAGATCTTGatttaagtgtgttttcattttgaaatattattgaattgttttgatttgaatttTGACAAAACCATTGCCTCACAATTTACAAATTCTTAGAACTACAATatacaaagaaatataaaataaaataaaaaagtaaaataactaGTGCATATAGCAATGTGCAAATAAGAGTGCAACCaatgaactgaaatgtaaacagaaactgaaaaagtgAACATGAATTTAATCCATGACTATAGACTCCTGTCAGCTGTTTAGGAGTGTGATGGCAGTGGGGAAAATGGGTCTTCTTCAGTCTCGAGGTCCTGTATTTTTCACTCCTGTGAGTGCGCTCTATGCTTGTAGATGCTCTGCAGAGAGGGCAGTGGAGTCCTGGTGGTGATCTTCTCACCAGCCTTCACCGCTCTTTGCGGTCCATGGCCGTAGTGCTGCCATTCCACACGGTGATGCAGCTGGACAAGATGCTGCTGTAGAGGTTGCAGAGGATCTTAAGTGACTTTCTGTTTAATTCCATCCAATTTAACAGtaccacaaactacatcttcCAAAATGACcacacagttgaattaccactaccagtcttttaacttttttcattcatttcttgttTCAATGGCATgggtgtaaaaaacaaaaacttgtgAGGCTGTGTTCCAAAATAATTTGGGTGCAGCAGTAAGATTTTCCCTCCCTCTGGGACAAAGGGGTGGTCAAGAAAGCTAGGGCTATTATTGCGCAACATGACCACATCCTAGCTGTAAACTTTCAGCATTATTCCAGATCTTTTATCCTGTCTGCTATTagacttttaaatctaaatccgTCCAAGTGGGAATGAATAATTGATTTCTTGTATAAGtacttttacttactttttaGTAAGTactttttttgcattattgttAATTTACTGTTAACGCAGGTAGCGGTTGTGCATTCTTATGTTGTGTTATGATGTTTCAAAAAACTATAGAAATTGTTTGATTCAGAGCAGGACTGgaaagtgtttttatataaaacgCAAAAAGTGGAGTGAAATGTATTTAGGCCTACctcttttaaaatttaaaatttaaaatgagctTGGACAAGTGAACAACTCAAAATGTGGAGCTAGTCCTTTAGTCTCTTTTCAGTTGCGCGTTTAGTACTGTTTGTCTCTCACGAGACCCGTACTGGAATAGACGTCTATGATTGGTCCAACTGTGAGAGTCGTGTTTTGATTGGTCAAATTATCAGCGATACCGGAGCGGGCTGTGCAACACTCACTCTTTGACAACTTTCTCTTTGTACCATTTATACTTTTTACCGGTTAACTACttcataatttatttcactgtggtGGGTTAGTATCGTGGCTCCATGCGAAATAGCACCGCTAGCTTTCAAAACGTTCTTTTAACTAAATGTGACAAGACGCTCAGATGCAGTGGCGGAACgagcttttattttagcttagcatgctaactcCTATTGGGAACACGGCTAGTTAGCGCTAGCTCGGCTAACGACGGCAGCAGTGCCTACAAACAAggtaacacaaacagaaaaaaacccaCGCAGAGCTTCGTCTCATTGTCAATACTTTGAAAGAAGCCGAGCTTTAATTGATTTCACCTGTATTTTCCATAGGAAGTCAAAGTGCTTGTtgttaagacattttttaaatatcatattTTAGTTTCTTGTAGCTGATTAGCTGGATGTTGATATTAAACATACTGGTCTGAAAGGAATGGTCCTAAAATTTAATTTGTAAATCAAACAATTATCAGAGAGGATCACTCAGGAGCTAAGcaagttttcattattttgggGGATAACCATGTATTGAATTAGTATCAAATTGTTTTTCCTTGATGCGGATATTAGACTGAATCTATTCATTTACCCCGTTCTGTGCTATTTAAGAAAACTATGATACATGAGATTTAGATGGTGTTAATGCCAAATGCATCATATTATGATTATGATCAACACTTCTCAGATGCTAACACATATGAAGTAATGGAGAACAAGCTGTATTCATGAAACTTATTAGCTCTGGTTCTCTTGAACGTCTGATCCTAAAAAGTGCAACTGCTGTTGTCTAAATTTGTAGCAAGATCAAAGTTTTTAGCTTGAGACACCTGTTGCATGGTGATACAGCTTTTTATAGTTGGTCAACCTTCTGCTCTTCCTCCCACACAGCATGAACTGTCCCCCAACAAAGCGCCTCCGAGGCCTGAATAAGGATGTGGTGACGGCAGTGGCCTTTGATGACCCTTTTGGAGATGACGAAGACTTCACACAGGATGACTTGGAGGAAATTGACACCATCGCCTCCCAGGCCATCACCTCGACGGCTGCAGGGTCGTGGACGGACTCTAAAACTGGGAACAAACAGACGGAGCAGGTCCGTGGGTCAAACTGGCCGTTGTCCACGGACCGGCTGAGCAAACCTCTGAGCAGAGCCACGACCaatcagaggagagaaaacacgTTTGAGTTCAACAGTAGCAACAGAGAAAATGCTGGGACGCCAGGCAGGGAGAATGTTGGTGAGTCACAGACGAGTCTCTAAAACTCTGATTTATGTCAAAGTATATCCACATTTGAACACTTAAACTTggcattttaacatatttaaagctGCAACAATGCAATTCCTTTTGCAATTTCTTCACcagtttactgttttttttttatctttgttggTTTAACCAGATGTTTCTGACAGCAGCATAGATATTAAAGTCATTGTTTAGAAAGATTTGCTTTTTTGCTGACTGCTTTACTGTGAGAGAAGACTGTTTGTTTCTCCAGACCTCTATTTAAATAGTCACTTACAGGAAACTTGCAAATTAATCCACGCAGTCCCAAATTGCTTAAAAAAACAGTGTGACTTCCATTTAATCTGTTACTgttagtttttctctttgtcacaTTAAGAATAGTACAGTGTTCTGGTTGTTCATCTGGCATAAAGTCTGTTCCTCTGCGTGGGATCAAGAGCCAAATTGGCTTTGAAAGCTGCCAAATTTAGTAGGTGCAGATAACAGGGTTAGGAGAGAGAATTgaaatatatgtgttttattaccTAAGTTCTTCATAACAGTCACATACCAACTGAATAACTTAACTTACTGCAAATGTACATTTGTGAAGTTATACAATGgtggtcattttaaaaagacacagctaAAACACAGACAACCGGACTTGTTTGAGTTGTATTGAAGGCGTTAattcttcagttctgaatgaGTGGTCGTAtgttaaggtttttattttgaattgaattttgtGTCTGACGCTCACCAAAACTCACATATCAGGTCTGTTAAAAATCAGATACTCATCTGCTGTGTTGTGCAAGTTCACACTAACGAAGCACAGATTAAAATGAACTAGTTCAAGTTCGTAGTTCATGTTTGAGCCATTCTTGTTCAGTAGAATCTCTGACTGACCTGCCCATCCATCCCCGGCCTGTGATATTTTTTCCGCCAGGACCTGTACTGCTTTTTTCAAATAACACAAACCAAATGTTTGTGTGGATCAGTTGCTTCTGTGGAGCTGGAGGCGGCTTCTCCGTAAATCGCACGTTGACTGACAACTGTCAAAaactttttggtttctttttttttttttttctgacggGGTGAAAGTCGTTATTTCACTCCAGATTGAGTGAAACTCAAACGTCTACACTCACAGTTGGAAAAATGATACGTTCAGTTCACAAAAATATTAACGTGTTAAGGCAACACAATTAATTTAACGCCTTCATGCTCCGACACAACTCGTCTGTGATTGAGGATTTTTACAAGAGTATTGGATTGTTAACAGGATTGTGTGCCTGTGTTGATTATGATAAATTCTGCTTTTGTGTTACACCAGTGTGAATCATCACCAGTGTTAAGGGTAACAAAGAACACAGCTGAGATGTGGAAGAGGCATTTAACGACTCGTCTGAATCAGTAAATGAAAAATTAAGACGGGATCCGAAGGGtttcagaagaagaaacactgaGTCTGTACTTGGTGTTGTTTGTAAATCACTATGTTAaacctgcaacaacaacaacaaaaaaaagaatatcgTCAGTGAAAGTTTTTGTGTAACTGTGTTATCTTCTGTGTTCAGGTAACaggcagcagcagtttcagtcGAACAGAGACGACTCGCACAGTTCCCTGGAGGCCCAGCaagcagagctgaagaagaaggtgaCGCTCACTCCAGCAGCCGAGGgtttcagaaaacaacacgTTATGATAAGCAACAATGGAACAAATCTCAGCAGTGTTTTATCAAAGTGCACTGTCCCACATTCAgtgtttccctttttgtttccaCTTAATTGCCTTGTAAGATCTTAATGAATGCCTTCCCACGAGATCAAAATGCATCATTGGTTGTTAACAGACTAGAAAAATaacttcacattttatttgaaaagtttAAAGAAACTTGCAGCTTATTCAAATGTGTGAAGGGATACACAAACTGAGGGGCGGACATTAGCAGTGATGGCTCCACACCGAGGCCAAAACTTTTCAAGttctgctgctgatgttttctCATCGGTACAACTCGGTGTCAAAATTAGGTGTCAgcttcttgtgtgtttgtcgtTAGCTGAAggaaatggaggaggagattgTGCTGAAGAGCGGCGAGATCCGGATCCTGAGAGATTCTCTGAAAGCAGCtcagcaggagaaggaggctCAGAGACAGAACCAGATCCTGCTGGAGGCCcagaaacagaaggaacagAGCGACAGGGAGAAGGAGCTCAACAAGAAGGTGAGGAGCTAAAGAACACGCGCATGTACGGCGTGTTCAGTCCTCAGAATAACACCTACGTGCTTTCTGTGCACAGGTTCAGTCTCTACAGTCTGAGCTGCAGTTTAAAGAAGCAGAGATCAACGACATGAAGACCAAACTACACAGTTCAGATAAAATCAAGACGGCCTCTCCACTGCCTAGAAACAGGTCAGTCATCCTCAACATTACTAACAGCAGACTGCTTTTCATTTAAGTGTTTCATTATTAATGACTACATACTCCAACCACTCCCCTATTGACCCGTGTCATAATTAACTACATCTCTTTGGGTTTTGGTTTGAAAGGATTAGACCAAACCTTGTCAGAGATGTTTGTTAGATCCACAGGGTTCCTACTTAAGTGCggaatttgatttaataaatgtaaaaagtgtgaaaaatgaaaactagtgtatggaaaaatactcatgtttccaagactgttaccacagttcaatgttcttaaacataaaatgatgaacatctaaaaataaatggatcgaCCTGTTTTTTTAAGGCGCTTGGCAGCACagataaaatgtttgtgtaagAGCACACAGTAGGCTACATATGATCGCAGATGGATGATTCAtgtgcagctaaaaaaaaaaatacttgaaacTGAATTCATCTGGGTTTGGTCTTAAGttatttgtatgagctacattaccaagctttaatcttctggaaatGATTTGGTGACGTGATGagaacatataatatatatatattcagactaacaaaaacaaacggtTAATTCCATAATgtatttacatgatacacaactatttactcaaatgccataaatttgatctttttttcaCCATGAAGTCTGGAAATTAGGGTCTGGAAAAATATGGagttttgaaatttcaaatgtgtaggaACCTTGGATCTAGTTTACTGATTAAACGTTTCCTGAATtaaatacacttttatttatccttctcatcacttcttttcctttccttataATTAACTTGTAAAGCCAAATTTGAAATTATACAAACCTTTAACCTTTTATTAATGGTCAATTCATGCAGATGTTTGACCAGTTATGACCTGAAGTTTTGTAATGAGCCAAATTacatttgtaatgtttttgtgtgatgcCACGTCTGTatttttcattcacatttagCAACATGGCTCAACAGTTGAGCGTCACAGATGTTACTGACTTAGGTTAATTGACATGGATGTTCTAATGTGTTAAAGTCAATCCTTTATCTCAGAATGATGCCATTTTCACGTCCTTATCAGatgttctctttctctccctctttctctctcagtccTAAGTTTCAGATGCATCATGGGAGCGGCAGCAGCTCTCCTTCGCCAGCCAGAAATGGCTTCATCACCAAAGAGATGTTTGGGTCCAAGTTATCATCCACAGCGACAAAAACGCCAGTGAAGTCACGGAAAGATGGTGGGTCAGAGTAACGCTGACGTCCCTATTCTGTTTATGAGGACGTCCAGTTCCTCTAAATGAACTCACAGTCAAACATTTTTAACGTGTGCCGCAGCGGAAAGAGGAGCGTCCACATCTggtgacagacaggaagtgtctCGTCCAGACCCCTTCATGTCGGTCAGACCTTCACATCAGCGGCACAGAGGTCGGTCACTCTGCACCAGGTTTCACATTCTTAAACTAATCAGACTCAAAAAGTTACTCACAGCTTTAGAAACATTAGAAAACAGACGTTAGAACACAGTGTGGctgttaattaattagttatCTTTCACACTTACAATACTGAGTTGAGTTGACTCTTATCCTGCTgtgaattaaataatgaatgaaaggaaACCTATGAGACCTTTACGTACATTTGCAAACCGTGCATTGTTCATATGACGTCTTCAAAGGAAAGTCTGATTCTGTATTGATAATCTGTCCTGGTTTTAGTCAGTGTAACCTCAAGATACTATTTGAACCAGCACAGCACACCTTATTAAATTATTAGctcaatttattttgtttcttactCTCCGACcaacttttatatatatatatatatatatatttatttctgaagctctgttttgtttctcagcCTGAACTCCCTGTTGTGTGACCTGTCTTTGATAGAATGAAAattaatcaaatgaatgaaacataaTCAAAGGATAGTAACAGCGCCTCATCTCATGTCTTAAGTACGTCCTTAGTTTCCCTTTAATACCATGATGTACTGTAAATCACTGCAACTTTTATGGGTGTCTACACCTGCAAACCTACAGCCATAGGCCCCGGGCTTTGAGTCTTATTCCAGTTTTTCATCATATTTAGGGTGTGACGGTTGCAAGAATCCTTACTGAAAGAAATCAATTTGTCACAAAACTCTGCGACAAGTTTTCTGTGAGCTATATGCATCGTCCTGTGCTGTCCTCCAGGTGGCGTCCTGTTGGGGTTGTTGCTGCAGCAGCCTCTGTCACCCAGCAGCCTCGGCCTCTCTCACCTGCTGTCTATGAGCCTGACTGAGAGgtaaacatgaatgaatccaCCAGTCCACCAAAATGGAAATCTTAAGAATAAAATATCTAAGATAGATGATTTAATCAATATAAGTTGTAGTTTTTGTGATTTAACTTGGGTTGTATTGAAGAGAGTTTcatcagtagtagtagcagcattAGCACCATTAGCAGCACCACGCTCTGCTCACCTGAACCTTTAACGTGTGTGTTCAGTCGGCTGTCGGGAGGTTTCCTGACCTCAgatgctgctgccactgctggaGGAGTTGGAGCTCCCAGAGCTGCACTGAGTCCGGTCCAGAGTCTGGCTGTAACTGGACTCAACATGCTGAGTCAGCACCACCCAGGAGCTACGaccagcagcagaaacaacaacCGGTAAGCCAACCACTACTCCTCCTCTGCTCAGACTGCCCTCAGTCTGTCTTTACAAACGGCTCGGCGAATAATCGAGAACAGAGAACTTTAAATGGACACATCTGTGGACAACAGAGCCCTCGTGTGGCGAAAAACGGAACAGCAGCACTTAAATGACCACATGATGTTAATGCACATCGTCACCTAAGGTTTACTGAGTCCCTCCACCTAAATATCACCTCTCACTTTACGCACCTTCAGATCTGTGCACCCCTCAActatatgtttaaaaaagacAGTAAGCAGTGGCCACACTTTTTATTCTGAACAGATATACTACTAATAAagtacaaacaataaaaacacgttGACATTCCTATTATCTATATTTTGACGTTGCACTTTTTGTCCCACAAGACCGAACAtaaaaggaagtaaaaaaaaaaaaagtcctgacCAAACAGTTATGTGCAAGATGTTTTCATAACAGATCACTTTAGTCCTATTGATTTTATGACTTGAgagttttctgtgtttacaggagtctctaaaaaaaaaaaaagactatagCATTATTAGCATAATCTCTGTAAAAGAGCAGACTAGGAAAAgcttgtctttgtgtttagGTCGTGTCCTGGAgccgtcctcctcctgcctctgttGGACCTTCACCTGTCTCAGCTCTGTCAGGCTCTGGATTCACTCCGCTCCACCTCCGCTCGCAGCAGCGCTCCAGACTCTGCAGCTGCCAGCTCCCTCCCAGCTCACAGTGCTAccgctgctgctactgctgctgctgctgctgctgctgctgctgctcccgcTGGACTCGGGAGACTGGAAGAGACTGGTCTGTCTGGTTTTAGCGTGGAGGACACAGGTTTAGCTGCTCTGAGgctcctccatctcctgctgGCCCACAGTGATGAGGTGACGAAACACTAAACCAGGATCATAAGTGTTTTATCTGAATTCAAGTCTTGAAGATCATCAGTTCCTGAGCACTGCTTTGTTAAACTGTCACCTTTGACCTGCTCCTCAGGTGGTGGAGGCCGTGTTGTCAAAGCAGAGTGAGACGGTCGCAGGCAGCAAGGTAAGACAGAAACACTTCCCTTTGTTAAATTTCATCCCTTCTTTCATTTCCTGGAGTTGAGTTTGTCCTCTAAGAGAAACATGCCCATGAAatccttctctctgcttctctctggtCTTAGACTAACAAGTCTGCTGCAGGTGCGAGTCTCTGCTCCCAGAATGCCTTGCTGCAGTCACTGCTGCGGTTGTGTGACGTGGGGCCCGGTGGCAGCGGCCCACAGAGGGAGGAACTTACCCTGAATGCCTTGAAGACACTGAATGTCCTCATTGAGAGGACGCCACACACTCATATCGACAGGTACAGACACAATGTACATGAGATTCTAACAGAAACAGGACTGGTCACAGTTTGGGAGTAAAATACAATTGGATCAATAAATATTACTTATTAATGAAGCCAGTGCTTCATTCTagtattaaatatttcattacaaTTCAAGGTGTGATGTACATGGTTAACGTGCAATCAGTGCAAATGAAAGGGATGTTTTTGAAGATTGTTTTACCCTATCAATATGGAGTATCCAAATATTCTTTTTGCAAATTGTTAACCTAATACATAaatgcctaagtcatattttaacatttttagaaaacaagaaaacacacaacttttaGGAAGCacatcaaatgtgttttgttgttattgatattgtaacagtaagtcacaAAATGACTTGGGCAATTATTATTGAAACAATCCAGTACAGTGACAGATAATAAATATAGATGTCCACATGTCTACAGTTTGTACAGGCACTTGATTCAGGAGTAATTCAGTCAGTGCAGATAAATTCTTGTCAAATAAATCACCTTTAAAagctttgaa
This genomic window contains:
- the LOC125006682 gene encoding ATR-interacting protein — encoded protein: MNCPPTKRLRGLNKDVVTAVAFDDPFGDDEDFTQDDLEEIDTIASQAITSTAAGSWTDSKTGNKQTEQVRGSNWPLSTDRLSKPLSRATTNQRRENTFEFNSSNRENAGTPGRENVGNRQQQFQSNRDDSHSSLEAQQAELKKKLKEMEEEIVLKSGEIRILRDSLKAAQQEKEAQRQNQILLEAQKQKEQSDREKELNKKVQSLQSELQFKEAEINDMKTKLHSSDKIKTASPLPRNSPKFQMHHGSGSSSPSPARNGFITKEMFGSKLSSTATKTPVKSRKDAERGASTSGDRQEVSRPDPFMSVRPSHQRHRGGVLLGLLLQQPLSPSSLGLSHLLSMSLTESRLSGGFLTSDAAATAGGVGAPRAALSPVQSLAVTGLNMLSQHHPGATTSSRNNNRSCPGAVLLLPLLDLHLSQLCQALDSLRSTSARSSAPDSAAASSLPAHSATAAATAAAAAAAAAAPAGLGRLEETGLSGFSVEDTGLAALRLLHLLLAHSDEVVEAVLSKQSETVAGSKTNKSAAGASLCSQNALLQSLLRLCDVGPGGSGPQREELTLNALKTLNVLIERTPHTHIDRLQCVLQMVCACVSADSRLQTVSKCVSILTSMSDHQALAKQLCSHDQCVFLMLFQFIRARSDDQAVHTDWIQLDLQVVRWLSRLLTQRAENWTSSLQSTCQCYNELVQTVVIVFHRQWLNLRGSHESAASTDPTTSLLQSSTSPLPWWRGPAASLLRECLLLLHWLLLHHGSFSESCRPLLHKYDQVIPAVRDTLRKIPDLSESEELALEELCRSEGDDTDDMDTDS